In Bythopirellula goksoeyrii, a single window of DNA contains:
- the rsmA gene encoding 16S rRNA (adenine(1518)-N(6)/adenine(1519)-N(6))-dimethyltransferase RsmA, producing the protein MNRQTKTFLMNRFREMGISPATRHGQNFLIDLNLHRVIIDAADLTEQDVVLEIGTGTGALTTLMAEKAAGVVTVEIDGHLFELASEQLIDFPHVTMLHQDALKNKNNFDSRVLEAIGEKLAEYPDRRLKLVANLPYNIATPVLSNLLLCEHVPHSMVATIQKELGDRIVAQPWSKDYGALSVWMQAQAEAEIVRLMPPTVFWPMPKVESAIVRIVVDPAKRSTIPDLRFFHQFVKAIFIHRRKFLRANVVAALKHHLSKAEVDEILAEMQLSDEARTEQLDVSTLMRLTELVRSRAPNWTL; encoded by the coding sequence ATGAACCGCCAGACCAAGACCTTCTTAATGAATCGTTTCCGCGAGATGGGGATATCTCCGGCAACGCGGCATGGGCAAAACTTTCTCATCGATCTGAACCTCCACCGAGTGATCATCGACGCTGCCGATCTTACTGAGCAGGACGTTGTGTTGGAAATTGGTACGGGCACGGGAGCCTTGACAACGTTGATGGCCGAAAAGGCTGCCGGGGTGGTCACTGTTGAGATCGATGGCCACTTGTTCGAACTTGCAAGCGAACAACTCATCGACTTTCCCCATGTGACGATGCTCCACCAGGATGCACTCAAGAACAAAAACAACTTTGACAGCCGGGTACTAGAAGCGATTGGCGAAAAACTGGCAGAGTACCCCGATCGCCGCTTAAAACTAGTGGCCAATCTACCTTACAACATCGCTACACCCGTGCTGAGCAATCTTTTGCTTTGCGAACATGTGCCCCATTCCATGGTAGCCACCATTCAAAAGGAGTTGGGAGACCGTATCGTGGCGCAACCTTGGAGCAAAGACTACGGGGCGCTCAGCGTGTGGATGCAGGCTCAGGCCGAAGCGGAAATTGTGCGATTGATGCCACCAACGGTATTCTGGCCAATGCCAAAGGTTGAGTCGGCTATTGTGCGAATAGTGGTCGATCCGGCCAAGCGAAGCACAATCCCTGACTTGCGATTTTTCCATCAGTTTGTCAAAGCAATTTTCATCCATCGTCGCAAGTTTCTGAGGGCGAATGTCGTGGCGGCTCTCAAACACCACCTCTCCAAGGCCGAAGTGGACGAGATACTAGCTGAGATGCAACTTTCTGATGAAGCTCGCACCGAGCAACTCGATGTGTCGACACTCATGAGACTAACGGAATTGGTACGGTCTCGTGCACCAAACTGGACACTATGA
- a CDS encoding 6-phosphofructokinase: MADNTLSRPPKMMHNFRRAAILFAGGPAPAANAVISAAATAFLRNDIEVVGIKHGYSALVEYSPSHPLEEGRDYVMVNHKMLGRTRNSSGIMIGTARTNPGKLVSHPSHLADPEKSAPLKTVYEALRSIGVDVLISIGGDDTLKTANKFKMFQERLPLDAHRIPIVHLPKTIDNDYRGIDFTFGYFTAVDFLAAEVRNLLADAEANRSYFLCESMGRSAGWLAYGVAIAGEASLVVSVEDVVGKYRTTEETVDPSTGESSSRPVMNMEAVIPRIVATMTAREREGKEYGVIVIAEGLAEFLPSKYLEGIGRDDHGHINISAVNLHDVFADLIAKEYNRQTGKKRKVNAVQLGYEARCARPHAFDVMLGSQLGVGAYRALVEKRLNGVMVSISGQLQLEYVPFDDLVDPETLVTVVRYIERDSDFQRLTRFLETYVDDGEVHR; the protein is encoded by the coding sequence ATGGCTGACAATACCCTCTCGCGTCCTCCGAAAATGATGCATAACTTCCGTCGGGCGGCGATCTTGTTCGCAGGTGGGCCTGCTCCTGCCGCCAACGCAGTTATCTCCGCAGCCGCTACGGCCTTTCTGCGCAACGACATTGAAGTCGTCGGCATCAAGCATGGGTATTCCGCTCTGGTGGAGTACAGCCCCTCGCATCCGCTTGAAGAGGGTCGCGACTATGTGATGGTCAATCACAAAATGCTCGGTCGGACTCGCAATTCCTCCGGAATCATGATTGGTACGGCACGTACCAACCCGGGAAAGCTGGTTTCTCATCCGTCTCACTTGGCCGATCCAGAAAAAAGTGCCCCACTCAAAACAGTTTATGAGGCACTCCGCTCAATCGGTGTGGACGTGCTCATCTCAATCGGCGGCGATGACACACTCAAAACGGCCAATAAATTCAAAATGTTCCAGGAGCGGCTTCCTCTGGATGCACACCGAATTCCCATCGTTCACTTACCCAAAACGATCGACAATGATTATCGAGGTATCGACTTCACTTTTGGGTACTTTACCGCTGTTGATTTTCTTGCCGCCGAAGTTCGCAATCTGTTGGCAGATGCCGAGGCCAATCGCAGCTATTTTCTCTGTGAGTCCATGGGACGTAGTGCGGGCTGGCTAGCCTACGGAGTGGCAATCGCAGGCGAAGCGAGCTTGGTCGTAAGTGTTGAAGACGTAGTAGGGAAGTATCGCACCACGGAAGAAACGGTTGATCCCTCCACGGGCGAGAGTAGCAGCCGACCCGTCATGAATATGGAAGCGGTCATCCCTCGCATCGTTGCCACTATGACAGCCCGCGAGCGCGAGGGCAAAGAGTACGGCGTGATCGTGATCGCCGAAGGGCTCGCGGAATTCCTGCCCAGCAAGTATCTCGAAGGGATAGGCCGTGACGATCACGGTCATATCAATATCTCCGCGGTCAATTTACACGATGTCTTCGCCGATTTGATCGCTAAAGAGTACAATCGGCAAACTGGCAAGAAACGCAAGGTGAATGCCGTGCAACTCGGCTACGAGGCCCGCTGTGCTAGGCCACACGCTTTCGACGTGATGCTTGGAAGCCAATTGGGCGTAGGTGCCTATCGGGCACTTGTTGAAAAACGGCTCAACGGCGTGATGGTCTCCATCTCGGGACAACTCCAATTAGAGTATGTCCCCTTCGACGACTTGGTCGATCCTGAAACCCTGGTCACGGTTGTCCGCTATATCGAACGTGACAGCGATTTCCAGCGACTGACCCGATTTCTTGAAACTTATGTCGATGATGGCGAAGTCCATCGTTAG
- a CDS encoding M24 family metallopeptidase → MSNYAQRRSKIARELRKEGTDALLVTNFVNVTYLTGFTGDDSYLLITPKHGILISDERYTTQISEECPDLETEIRGPGVQMLPWVAKILTKAKVKRLSVEASSMTLELHAGLEKEVPGCELVPCTGWVEELRLIKDRTEIDRTRTACDQARRAFEVVRASLRPEMTELEVATELEYQARRFGGKCMSFPSIVAVGYRSALPHASPTNQRLSEADFTLIDWGVNEGLYMSDLTRVLVTGKLLPKLRKIYEVVLKAQMAAIAAIRPGVTCEAVDKVARTIIDKAGYGKQFGHGLGHGTGLEIHEAPRLAQGQSRVLAAGMIVTVEPGIYLEGWGGVRIEDDILVTREGHEVLTSVPKQIEECVVG, encoded by the coding sequence ATGTCCAACTATGCCCAACGCCGCAGCAAAATTGCGAGAGAACTTCGCAAAGAGGGTACCGACGCCCTGTTGGTGACCAACTTTGTAAATGTGACCTATCTGACAGGGTTCACGGGTGACGATAGCTACCTGCTCATAACTCCGAAGCATGGGATCCTCATTAGTGACGAGCGTTACACGACTCAAATTAGCGAAGAGTGCCCCGACTTGGAGACAGAGATTCGGGGCCCGGGAGTGCAGATGCTCCCCTGGGTTGCCAAGATACTTACCAAGGCCAAGGTGAAGCGGCTCTCTGTCGAAGCATCTTCGATGACGCTCGAACTTCACGCAGGGTTAGAAAAGGAAGTGCCCGGGTGTGAATTGGTCCCCTGTACAGGATGGGTTGAAGAACTGCGTTTGATCAAGGACCGCACCGAAATCGACCGTACCCGCACCGCCTGTGACCAGGCACGGCGCGCGTTTGAAGTGGTACGTGCTAGCCTGCGGCCCGAAATGACCGAATTGGAGGTCGCGACCGAGCTGGAATACCAGGCACGCCGCTTTGGCGGGAAATGCATGAGTTTTCCCTCCATCGTGGCAGTTGGCTACCGGTCAGCACTTCCTCACGCTAGTCCTACCAACCAGCGATTGAGCGAGGCGGACTTCACCTTGATCGATTGGGGGGTGAACGAGGGCCTGTACATGAGCGACTTGACCCGTGTGTTAGTGACCGGTAAACTCTTGCCTAAATTACGCAAAATCTACGAAGTGGTGTTGAAGGCCCAAATGGCCGCTATCGCTGCGATTCGACCGGGGGTCACCTGCGAGGCTGTCGATAAAGTTGCCCGCACGATCATTGACAAGGCGGGTTACGGCAAGCAGTTTGGGCATGGTCTGGGCCATGGAACGGGGTTGGAAATCCATGAGGCTCCAAGGTTGGCCCAAGGTCAATCGAGGGTGTTGGCGGCGGGCATGATTGTGACCGTTGAGCCAGGTATTTATCTCGAAGGTTGGGGTGGAGTGCGGATCGAGGATGATATCCTCGTCACCCGAGAGGGGCATGAAGTCTTGACCTCCGTGCCAAAGCAAATAGAAGAATGTGTGGTTGGTTGA
- a CDS encoding 6-pyruvoyl trahydropterin synthase family protein: MFRVTREIDFCYGHRLLNYDGKCRYLHGHNGRAVISIEGSELDSRGMVLDFSDIKKTVSTWIDENLDHRMILCSRDPVVPMLEEMGEPLYLLDENPTAENIAKLIYDQTRAHDVPIVEVRLWETPRCFATYAP, encoded by the coding sequence ATGTTTCGAGTCACCCGTGAAATAGACTTCTGCTACGGCCACCGCTTATTGAACTACGATGGCAAGTGTCGCTACCTGCATGGCCACAACGGCCGGGCCGTAATTAGCATTGAGGGATCGGAGCTGGACTCGCGTGGGATGGTGCTAGATTTCAGCGACATCAAGAAGACGGTAAGCACTTGGATCGACGAGAACCTGGACCACCGCATGATCCTTTGCAGCCGCGACCCCGTGGTGCCCATGCTCGAAGAAATGGGCGAGCCACTCTACTTATTGGACGAAAACCCGACGGCTGAGAACATCGCCAAGTTGATCTACGATCAGACCAGGGCACATGATGTGCCCATCGTCGAAGTGCGGCTGTGGGAGACCCCGCGGTGCTTTGCGACGTATGCACCGTGA
- the pssA gene encoding CDP-diacylglycerol--serine O-phosphatidyltransferase: MRPIRAINVLPTLFTLGNLVCGFFAIVVASRIAKAGTVDILPSPKLETYRHIFDSIDPTHNLMLCGGLIFLAMLFDTFDGQVARITRTTSDFGGQLDSLCDAVSFGVAPAILLVKMCPDFTSVHREAVWSISALFACCATLRLARYNVETDETDDHGTFTGLPSPAAASVIASWAMFSYTLRNEINYENFAGYDWWLQRILPLCAIIIAVLMVSRIPYPHIVTQFVRGRRSFAHVVGLLFAIMLLVTFRWYVVPFVCGLYVAVPAAQYLWKLSRDKANLKKPVSGEVA, translated from the coding sequence ATGAGACCTATTCGCGCAATCAACGTGCTGCCGACCCTGTTTACCTTGGGAAACCTGGTGTGTGGGTTCTTCGCGATTGTCGTTGCTAGTCGAATTGCCAAAGCGGGTACCGTTGACATCTTGCCCTCGCCCAAGCTGGAAACTTATCGCCACATCTTCGATAGCATTGATCCAACACATAATCTCATGCTTTGCGGTGGCTTGATTTTCCTAGCAATGCTGTTTGATACTTTTGATGGCCAGGTCGCTCGCATTACCAGAACCACTAGCGATTTCGGCGGCCAGCTCGATAGCTTGTGCGACGCGGTATCCTTCGGCGTAGCCCCAGCTATCCTATTGGTAAAAATGTGTCCAGACTTTACCAGCGTCCACCGCGAAGCGGTCTGGTCAATCTCTGCCCTGTTCGCATGTTGCGCGACTTTGCGACTCGCCCGATACAATGTCGAGACCGATGAAACCGATGACCACGGCACCTTCACTGGACTCCCATCCCCTGCCGCGGCGTCAGTAATTGCCAGCTGGGCCATGTTCTCCTATACACTCCGCAATGAGATTAACTATGAGAACTTCGCCGGCTATGACTGGTGGTTACAACGTATCCTGCCGCTCTGCGCGATAATCATCGCCGTACTGATGGTTTCACGAATTCCCTATCCACACATTGTTACTCAATTCGTGCGGGGCCGGCGCAGCTTTGCGCATGTCGTCGGCTTGCTATTTGCCATTATGCTATTGGTGACTTTTCGATGGTATGTGGTTCCTTTCGTGTGTGGGCTTTATGTGGCAGTTCCCGCAGCACAATACCTCTGGAAGTTATCTCGAGATAAAGCGAATTTGAAAAAACCAGTATCTGGTGAGGTCGCATAA
- the queF gene encoding preQ(1) synthase, translated as MSDFRTKLETFENQFPERDYRIEIVCPEFTSVCPKTGQPDFATITFTYIPHKLCVELKSLKLYLQSYRNEGIFYENITNVILDDMTAVLSPRWLKIVAAFTARGGITETVTAEFASAM; from the coding sequence ATGAGTGACTTCCGCACCAAGCTGGAAACCTTCGAAAATCAGTTTCCCGAGCGGGATTACCGTATCGAGATTGTTTGCCCCGAGTTTACGTCGGTCTGCCCCAAAACGGGTCAGCCTGATTTTGCTACCATTACGTTCACATATATACCTCACAAGTTGTGCGTCGAGCTGAAAAGCTTGAAGCTCTATCTGCAGAGCTACCGCAATGAGGGGATTTTTTACGAGAATATCACGAATGTCATTCTCGACGACATGACGGCTGTCTTGTCACCTCGGTGGTTGAAGATCGTAGCGGCGTTCACCGCACGCGGCGGAATCACTGAGACGGTGACAGCCGAGTTCGCATCGGCTATGTGA
- the queC gene encoding 7-cyano-7-deazaguanine synthase QueC: protein MTDSPKHAVVLLSGGLDSATTAAIALSQGFQVHALSIDYGQRHRFELTSARRVADSLKIQDHKLVSIDLASLGGSALTADIEVPQGRSGEEMSVGIPVTYVPARNTVMLSLALGFAEVLGAADIFVGVNAVDYSGYPDCRPEFIVAFEQLANLATKAGVEGATKFSIHAPLIQMTKAEIIRQGMELSVDYGLTHTCYSPNEAGLACGKCDACQLRKQGFADAGLEDPIEYQV from the coding sequence ATGACAGACTCCCCCAAACATGCCGTGGTGTTGCTTTCCGGTGGCCTCGATTCGGCGACAACTGCCGCAATCGCACTCAGCCAGGGCTTTCAGGTCCACGCCTTGAGCATCGACTACGGCCAGCGTCATCGATTTGAACTGACGTCGGCTCGGCGGGTAGCCGACTCCTTGAAAATTCAGGATCACAAACTCGTCTCGATTGATTTGGCTAGTTTGGGTGGAAGTGCCCTGACGGCAGACATTGAGGTTCCACAAGGTCGTAGTGGGGAGGAAATGTCGGTAGGTATTCCTGTCACATATGTTCCGGCTCGCAATACGGTCATGCTCTCGTTGGCCCTGGGTTTCGCTGAGGTGCTGGGAGCGGCCGATATCTTCGTTGGTGTCAACGCGGTCGACTATAGTGGCTATCCCGACTGCCGACCGGAGTTTATCGTTGCGTTCGAGCAGCTTGCCAACTTGGCCACCAAAGCCGGGGTGGAAGGGGCGACCAAATTCTCAATTCATGCTCCACTAATCCAGATGACTAAGGCAGAAATCATTCGACAAGGCATGGAACTCAGCGTTGACTACGGTCTGACCCATACGTGTTATTCGCCCAACGAAGCAGGGCTAGCCTGCGGCAAGTGCGATGCCTGCCAGCTTCGCAAACAAGGTTTCGCTGACGCGGGACTTGAAGATCCGATAGAATATCAAGTTTGA
- a CDS encoding helix-turn-helix domain-containing protein: protein MKRPAAFEHHDPIEDSHSLTHLAHRWHVSRRKIRALLKSGKLPFVDLEGQLRVPDPAVKEFERGWQRVNGG from the coding sequence ATGAAACGCCCTGCAGCATTTGAGCATCATGATCCTATCGAGGACAGTCACTCGCTTACACACCTGGCTCACCGATGGCACGTTTCTCGCCGTAAGATTCGTGCGCTTCTCAAGTCAGGTAAGTTGCCTTTTGTCGATCTCGAAGGTCAGCTCCGTGTTCCCGACCCGGCGGTGAAGGAGTTTGAACGTGGGTGGCAAAGAGTGAATGGAGGTTAA
- a CDS encoding 7-carboxy-7-deazaguanine synthase QueE, whose product MKVAEIYKSVQGEGLLTGTPSVFVRASGCNLRCWFCDTPFTSWQPEGTDYAVDEIVAEIEEWDCQHVVLTGGEPMLFAELIPLAESLRASGRHITVETAGTLFLPVECDLMSISPKLSSSGPDAEQFPHWHRRHERQRFQPEVIAQLLEQHDYQLKFVIDHAGEIEEVEEFLSHFSGIQGDRVLLMPQGTTLEELQPRSAWLEPICIEHGWTFCPRKQIEWFGPVRGT is encoded by the coding sequence ATGAAAGTTGCAGAGATCTATAAATCGGTGCAGGGAGAAGGACTGCTGACTGGCACTCCCAGCGTGTTTGTCCGCGCGAGCGGTTGCAACCTGCGCTGCTGGTTCTGTGATACCCCGTTCACTTCATGGCAGCCCGAAGGAACTGATTACGCGGTCGATGAAATCGTGGCGGAGATCGAAGAGTGGGATTGCCAGCACGTGGTGCTTACGGGCGGGGAACCGATGCTTTTTGCGGAGCTTATCCCTCTTGCCGAGTCATTGCGCGCCAGCGGTCGGCACATCACCGTCGAGACGGCTGGCACCCTGTTCCTGCCCGTCGAGTGTGATCTAATGTCCATTAGCCCCAAGCTCAGCTCCAGCGGGCCGGACGCCGAGCAGTTTCCTCATTGGCACCGTCGTCATGAGCGTCAACGATTTCAACCCGAGGTGATAGCTCAACTGCTTGAGCAGCACGATTACCAACTAAAATTTGTCATCGACCACGCGGGAGAAATTGAGGAAGTCGAGGAGTTTCTGAGCCACTTTTCTGGAATACAAGGTGACCGTGTGCTGCTGATGCCCCAGGGAACGACTTTGGAGGAGCTTCAGCCACGAAGCGCATGGCTGGAACCAATCTGCATTGAGCACGGGTGGACCTTCTGCCCGCGAAAGCAGATCGAGTGGTTTGGGCCTGTAAGAGGGACTTAA
- the accC gene encoding acetyl-CoA carboxylase biotin carboxylase subunit produces the protein MYQRILIANRGEIALRVIRACKELGIETVAIYSEGDRGAHYLDLADEAYCVGPPRAVDSYLRIANVISAAEVGNVQAIHPGYGFLSENAHFNEICRSCNIDFIGPNPEAMAKLGDKNEARKLAMQAEVPVVPGSDGIVESVDDALHFSHEVGFPVLIKAVAGGGGRGMRVAANDLALKTAFNQAKSEAEAAFGNGDVYLEKYIEQPHHVEVQVLADHHGNVVHLWERDCSVQRRHQKLIEESPSTSVDQETRNAMCNSARRLISEADYTNAATVEFIVDKEGNYYFIEVNARIQVEHPVTEMVTGIDLIKQQILIASGEKLSMSQEDIVQSGAAIECRINAEDPRNNFRPSPGKIERLIVPGGFGVRFDSHVYSGYVVPPYYDSMIGKLIVHQPTRVEAIRTMQRALSELQVDGIQTTAGLHQEILSHSAFAEGRIDTTFIEREFTFG, from the coding sequence ATGTATCAAAGAATCCTTATAGCCAACCGGGGAGAAATCGCATTACGAGTGATCCGTGCATGCAAGGAGTTGGGCATCGAAACGGTTGCCATCTATAGCGAAGGGGATCGAGGTGCCCACTATCTTGATTTGGCCGATGAAGCCTACTGCGTCGGCCCCCCGCGTGCCGTTGACAGTTATCTGCGAATTGCCAACGTAATCAGTGCTGCCGAGGTCGGCAACGTGCAAGCCATTCATCCAGGTTACGGGTTTCTCTCAGAGAACGCTCATTTCAACGAAATCTGTCGTAGTTGCAACATAGATTTCATTGGTCCCAATCCCGAGGCGATGGCGAAGCTTGGCGATAAGAACGAGGCCCGCAAACTGGCCATGCAGGCTGAGGTGCCAGTCGTGCCGGGGAGCGACGGAATCGTTGAATCAGTAGACGACGCGTTGCACTTTTCCCACGAGGTAGGTTTCCCCGTGTTGATTAAGGCGGTCGCTGGTGGTGGTGGACGTGGCATGCGGGTCGCAGCCAACGACCTTGCTCTCAAGACTGCCTTCAATCAAGCCAAATCAGAAGCCGAAGCAGCCTTTGGCAATGGTGATGTTTATCTTGAGAAGTACATCGAACAACCGCACCACGTCGAAGTTCAGGTGCTTGCTGATCACCACGGCAACGTTGTGCATCTCTGGGAGCGTGATTGCTCTGTGCAGCGACGCCACCAAAAACTGATCGAAGAAAGCCCCAGCACAAGCGTTGATCAAGAAACCCGTAATGCGATGTGCAACTCGGCTCGGCGCTTGATTTCTGAAGCAGATTACACCAACGCTGCTACCGTGGAGTTTATTGTCGACAAGGAAGGCAACTACTATTTCATTGAAGTAAACGCCCGTATCCAAGTTGAGCATCCCGTTACTGAGATGGTCACAGGGATTGACTTGATCAAGCAGCAGATTTTGATCGCCTCGGGTGAGAAACTTTCTATGAGCCAGGAGGATATTGTGCAATCTGGTGCCGCTATCGAGTGCCGCATTAACGCCGAGGATCCTCGCAACAATTTCCGTCCCTCACCGGGAAAAATTGAGCGGTTGATCGTTCCTGGCGGTTTTGGCGTGAGATTTGATTCTCACGTCTACAGCGGATATGTGGTCCCCCCCTACTACGACTCGATGATCGGTAAACTGATTGTGCATCAGCCTACTCGTGTCGAAGCAATCCGCACGATGCAGCGGGCGCTCTCTGAGTTGCAGGTCGATGGCATTCAGACCACGGCCGGCTTGCACCAGGAGATTCTAAGCCATAGCGCTTTCGCTGAGGGCCGGATCGATACGACCTTCATCGAGCGAGAATTCACGTTTGGATAG
- a CDS encoding inorganic pyrophosphatase: MSFPAPFFKWRPHPWHGLEVGPDAPRLVYAYIELTPFDRVKYELDKKTGYLRVDRPNRTSSFAPTLYGFIPKTYCGDRVKAMMLGAKSGDSDPLDICVISERPINVGEVILKARVIGGLPMLDDNEADDKIIAILDNDAMWENVQDVSDLPVIMVNRLRHYFSTYKMLTPDEPPVKVSEAYGREHAEKVIEAAMADYAEQFGE; this comes from the coding sequence ATGAGCTTCCCAGCTCCGTTCTTTAAGTGGCGGCCCCACCCGTGGCATGGTCTTGAAGTGGGTCCTGATGCGCCGCGGCTCGTTTATGCCTACATTGAGCTCACTCCATTCGACCGGGTGAAATATGAACTCGACAAGAAGACCGGCTACTTACGCGTCGATCGCCCTAATCGCACGTCTTCTTTTGCTCCGACGCTTTACGGTTTTATCCCTAAGACGTATTGTGGCGACCGGGTGAAGGCGATGATGCTAGGAGCTAAATCTGGCGACTCCGATCCGCTTGATATTTGTGTCATCAGCGAGCGTCCCATTAATGTCGGGGAGGTTATACTCAAGGCGCGCGTGATTGGAGGGCTACCTATGCTCGACGACAACGAGGCTGACGACAAAATCATTGCCATTCTGGACAACGATGCGATGTGGGAGAATGTGCAGGACGTCTCTGACTTGCCGGTGATCATGGTCAATCGCCTACGGCATTATTTTAGCACGTACAAAATGCTCACTCCGGATGAACCTCCGGTGAAAGTCAGTGAAGCCTATGGTCGAGAACATGCAGAGAAAGTGATTGAAGCGGCAATGGCGGACTACGCCGAGCAATTTGGGGAGTAA
- the hisB gene encoding imidazoleglycerol-phosphate dehydratase HisB, translating into MARTGKLERKTNETDINIDLCLDGTGLANIQTGVGFLDHMLDLFTKHGAFDISLKADGDLHVDQHHTVEDSGICLGLALREALGNKAGIRRYGHFTLPMEETLVTVAVDFSGRSVLEYRAPVPAAKIGDFDSELLEDFWQAVSANALCNLHVLLHYGRNSHHIAEAIFKATARAMRMAVESDPRMPGVPSTKGTLE; encoded by the coding sequence ATGGCACGTACTGGAAAACTCGAACGTAAGACGAATGAAACTGATATCAATATCGATCTGTGCCTCGACGGCACGGGTCTAGCAAACATCCAGACTGGCGTTGGTTTTCTGGATCACATGCTTGATCTTTTCACAAAGCATGGGGCATTCGATATATCGCTCAAGGCCGATGGCGACCTACATGTTGATCAACATCACACCGTGGAAGACTCCGGCATTTGTCTGGGCTTGGCGCTTCGAGAGGCGTTAGGTAACAAGGCCGGGATTCGCCGCTATGGGCATTTCACGCTGCCGATGGAAGAAACCTTAGTAACGGTGGCCGTCGATTTCAGTGGCCGCAGCGTATTGGAATATCGTGCACCTGTACCTGCCGCTAAAATTGGCGACTTCGACAGCGAACTCTTGGAAGATTTCTGGCAAGCGGTCTCTGCCAACGCGCTATGCAATCTTCACGTCCTCTTGCACTATGGCCGCAACAGCCATCACATTGCCGAGGCAATTTTCAAGGCGACGGCCCGCGCGATGCGGATGGCCGTCGAGTCGGACCCTCGAATGCCCGGTGTTCCGAGTACCAAGGGGACTCTGGAGTAG
- a CDS encoding riboflavin synthase, with product MFTGLVESLATVRNLASQGPGVRLEITDALTAARSAVGDSIAINGCCLTVVALDEEVLAFEAGEETLLRTTLGNVSVGDRVNLETSLCLGDELGGHLVTGHVDGVGAVEERIDDAEWSKFWLHVPGDLTRQMASKGSVAVDGVSLTLVDVERHRFSVALIPHTLKVTTLGLRQVGDRVNLETDVLAKYVARQLAWQSEK from the coding sequence ATGTTTACAGGGCTCGTAGAGAGTTTGGCGACCGTGCGAAACCTGGCCTCCCAGGGACCAGGTGTGAGACTGGAGATAACCGACGCTCTAACCGCAGCCCGTTCGGCGGTCGGGGACAGCATCGCGATCAATGGCTGCTGTCTAACGGTTGTGGCTCTCGATGAGGAGGTCCTAGCATTTGAAGCTGGCGAGGAAACCCTTCTGCGAACAACTTTAGGCAATGTAAGTGTAGGGGACCGAGTCAACTTGGAAACTTCACTTTGCCTGGGCGACGAGCTTGGTGGTCACCTCGTAACAGGCCATGTTGATGGCGTTGGGGCGGTTGAAGAGCGAATCGACGATGCTGAGTGGTCCAAGTTTTGGCTGCATGTCCCGGGTGATTTGACTCGACAGATGGCCAGCAAAGGGAGCGTGGCAGTCGATGGCGTGAGCCTCACCTTAGTCGATGTGGAACGTCACCGATTCAGTGTGGCGCTGATTCCCCATACACTCAAAGTAACCACGCTGGGGCTGCGGCAAGTGGGTGACCGAGTCAATTTAGAAACCGATGTTCTGGCCAAGTATGTCGCACGTCAACTTGCCTGGCAATCTGAAAAGTAG
- the accB gene encoding acetyl-CoA carboxylase biotin carboxyl carrier protein produces the protein MSNGGSGSSDVFDVRKVRRLVELMNEHELAEVDLRQGDQRIRLRRGQEPVVTVGGASVPLAPTPAPTAVPAADSTPQAVAAEEANVAYVTSPMVGTFYVASSPESPALVSVGDSVGSDTVVCIIEAMKVFNEIPAECSGKLLARLVENGDPVEYGQKLFKVQRG, from the coding sequence ATGAGTAATGGAGGATCCGGATCGAGCGATGTATTCGATGTTCGCAAAGTGCGACGACTTGTCGAATTAATGAACGAGCACGAATTAGCTGAGGTTGACCTGCGACAAGGAGACCAGCGGATTCGTCTTCGCCGCGGTCAGGAACCGGTGGTCACGGTGGGAGGCGCCTCGGTGCCACTTGCTCCAACGCCAGCTCCAACAGCAGTTCCAGCAGCCGATAGTACTCCACAGGCCGTTGCGGCCGAAGAGGCTAATGTCGCTTATGTGACCAGCCCCATGGTTGGTACCTTCTACGTTGCTTCGAGCCCCGAATCGCCGGCACTCGTGAGTGTGGGTGACTCTGTTGGGTCAGATACTGTCGTTTGCATCATCGAGGCCATGAAGGTGTTCAACGAAATCCCCGCTGAATGTTCCGGTAAGTTATTGGCCCGCCTTGTAGAGAATGGCGACCCGGTCGAATACGGTCAGAAGCTGTTCAAGGTTCAGCGCGGCTAG